The following coding sequences lie in one Spirosoma sp. KUDC1026 genomic window:
- a CDS encoding L-threonylcarbamoyladenylate synthase — protein MTLSIRDTAYQLRQGHLIALADETGWSIAADPTNDSAVDTLLPLLPTGFYPTILIQNTDQLGMYVAQLPDVAFDLVEFADSPLTVVYDQGKNVSGRLWPTNTDNQAGTIAVRRSLNEEVQRLIGGFGRGLLTIPFETLNVAQLPKDTVAGYYGTLPSKLERPRIMVLNVDGGVRFIRK, from the coding sequence CGATACCGCCTACCAGCTCCGACAGGGGCATCTGATTGCTCTGGCCGACGAAACAGGCTGGTCGATTGCTGCCGACCCAACCAACGATTCGGCAGTTGATACCTTGCTCCCGCTTTTACCGACTGGTTTTTATCCAACCATCCTTATCCAGAACACCGATCAGCTTGGTATGTACGTAGCGCAGTTGCCCGACGTAGCATTTGATCTGGTCGAGTTTGCCGATAGTCCTCTGACGGTTGTGTACGATCAGGGGAAGAACGTTTCAGGGCGATTGTGGCCTACAAACACGGACAACCAGGCCGGTACCATTGCCGTCCGACGCAGCCTGAACGAGGAAGTGCAGCGACTGATTGGTGGTTTTGGCCGGGGATTACTTACGATACCCTTCGAAACATTGAACGTAGCGCAGCTTCCTAAAGATACCGTAGCTGGTTATTACGGCACCCTTCCTTCCAAGCTGGAGCGCCCGCGTATTATGGTTCTGAACGTTGACGGTGGGGTTCGGTTCATCAGAAAATAA